In the Muricauda sp. MAR_2010_75 genome, one interval contains:
- the gldB gene encoding gliding motility lipoprotein GldB has protein sequence MKRSLKYFVQIGIFASFFLMILVLDGCKETDKAEEEIARISVDFQVSRFDREFANASANDIPQLKKKYPYLFPEQFPDSIWVNKLSDTIQIELSDEVNKTFGDFKTESEALESLFKHIKYYFPSFKAPKVVTLTSDVRYNDRIILTDTLLLIGLDNYLGEDHHFYKGIQRYIAAGLDKKFLTSDVASAFSKKVLTYPRNRTFLSRMVYYGKELYLKDRLLPFISDAQKIGYSNEELEWAKANEEQMWRYFVESELLYSTDSALDRKFLDPAPFSKFGLELDNESPGRLGRYMGWQIVRAFMESNTISLQQLLEMPADEILKESNYKPRK, from the coding sequence ATGAAGAGGTCGTTGAAATACTTTGTTCAAATTGGGATTTTTGCTTCCTTTTTTTTGATGATTCTTGTTTTGGATGGATGTAAGGAAACCGATAAAGCCGAGGAGGAAATTGCCAGGATCTCAGTGGATTTTCAAGTTTCACGGTTTGATCGCGAGTTTGCCAATGCATCAGCAAATGACATTCCCCAGTTAAAGAAAAAATACCCCTACCTCTTCCCGGAGCAGTTTCCAGACAGTATTTGGGTCAACAAATTATCCGACACAATTCAAATTGAATTGTCCGATGAAGTGAACAAGACCTTTGGTGATTTTAAAACTGAATCAGAAGCATTGGAATCCCTTTTTAAACACATCAAATATTATTTTCCAAGTTTTAAGGCACCGAAAGTGGTGACATTGACTTCAGATGTTCGCTATAATGACCGCATTATCCTTACGGATACATTGCTGCTGATCGGTCTGGACAACTATTTAGGTGAGGACCACCACTTTTATAAAGGTATCCAAAGATATATAGCGGCTGGTCTCGATAAAAAGTTCTTGACCTCGGATGTGGCCAGTGCATTTTCCAAAAAAGTGCTTACGTATCCACGAAACCGAACTTTTTTGTCGAGAATGGTGTATTATGGAAAAGAACTTTATTTAAAGGACAGGTTGCTCCCTTTCATTTCAGATGCGCAAAAAATTGGCTATTCCAATGAAGAACTTGAGTGGGCCAAGGCCAACGAAGAGCAAATGTGGCGTTATTTTGTAGAAAGCGAACTTTTGTACAGCACTGACTCGGCATTGGACCGAAAATTTTTAGACCCAGCACCCTTTTCCAAATTTGGACTGGAACTGGACAACGAATCACCCGGAAGATTGGGCAGGTACATGGGATGGCAAATTGTACGGGCCTTTATGGAAAGTAACACCATAAGTTTGCAGCAATTATTGGAGATGCCAGCAGATGAAATTTTAAAAGAATCTAATTACAAACCCAGAAAATAA
- the gldC gene encoding gliding motility protein GldC — translation MAITHTSEIKLTVGLDENRVPEELTWSAQDGGVENEEAKAMLLSVWDSKNRESLKIDLWTKDMPVDEMKIFFHQTLTTMADTFMKATQDEKMTATMKDFCDYFAEKLELDKL, via the coding sequence ATGGCGATAACACATACTTCGGAAATTAAACTAACGGTAGGATTGGATGAAAACAGGGTTCCTGAAGAGTTGACCTGGTCTGCCCAGGATGGTGGTGTGGAAAATGAAGAGGCCAAGGCCATGTTGCTTTCGGTCTGGGACAGTAAGAACCGGGAATCTTTAAAAATAGATCTGTGGACCAAGGATATGCCCGTGGACGAAATGAAGATATTTTTTCATCAGACCCTCACCACCATGGCCGATACGTTTATGAAGGCCACCCAAGATGAGAAAATGACCGCCACCATGAAGGACTTTTGCGATTACTTTGCCGAAAAGCTGGAGTTGGACAAACTGTAG
- a CDS encoding pirin family protein: MKTVLHKANTRGHANHGWLNSHHTFSFAGYQNPERMHFGVLRVLNDDQVAPGKGFGTHPHDNMEIISIPLEGDLEHKDSMGNVATIKEGDVQVMSAGTGISHSEYNKNSDKAVKFLQIWVFPNERNVEPRYDQISIRDIAKKNAFYQVLSPNPEDEGVWIHQDAWFHLGNFDADSTDSYTLKKEGNGVYAFILEGEVEINGQKLEKRDGFGLWETDSFDLKSLSDSRVLLMEVPMSLGKIGR; this comes from the coding sequence ATGAAAACAGTTTTGCATAAAGCGAACACCCGAGGCCATGCCAATCATGGATGGTTGAACAGCCATCATACCTTTAGCTTTGCGGGATACCAAAACCCAGAACGGATGCATTTTGGGGTCTTGCGTGTACTGAACGATGACCAAGTGGCCCCTGGAAAGGGATTTGGCACACATCCGCACGATAATATGGAAATTATCTCCATTCCTTTAGAGGGCGATTTGGAACATAAGGACAGCATGGGCAATGTGGCTACCATAAAAGAAGGCGACGTTCAGGTGATGAGTGCCGGAACGGGCATTTCCCACAGTGAATACAATAAAAATTCAGACAAGGCCGTGAAATTTCTTCAAATTTGGGTATTCCCAAATGAACGAAATGTGGAACCCCGATACGACCAAATTTCCATAAGGGATATCGCCAAGAAAAATGCGTTTTACCAAGTGCTTTCTCCCAACCCCGAAGATGAAGGGGTGTGGATTCACCAAGATGCATGGTTCCATCTGGGCAATTTTGATGCGGATTCCACCGACTCGTACACCCTAAAAAAGGAAGGGAACGGTGTTTATGCCTTTATTTTGGAGGGTGAAGTGGAAATCAATGGCCAAAAACTGGAAAAAAGAGATGGTTTTGGACTCTGGGAAACTGATTCCTTTGATTTAAAATCACTTTCCGACAGCAGGGTTCTACTGATGGAAGTTCCCATGAGTCTTGGAAAAATAGGACGATAA
- the yihA gene encoding ribosome biogenesis GTP-binding protein YihA/YsxC → MKITSAEFVMSNSNVAKCPNEPLPEYAFIGRSNVGKSSLINMLMERKGLAKTSGRPGKTQLINHFKINNNWFLVDLPGYGYARVSKKDKKTFQKYITEYFQKRKQLVCGFVLVDIRHDPQPVDLEFMEWLGLNQIPFAIVFTKADKLKPAVIEKQANAYLKKLTDSVWEEAPPHFTTSSSNRMGREELLDYIDAINQDFFKNQ, encoded by the coding sequence ATGAAGATTACTTCCGCCGAGTTCGTAATGAGCAACTCCAACGTGGCCAAATGCCCCAATGAACCCTTACCGGAATATGCCTTTATCGGTCGATCCAATGTGGGGAAATCTTCATTGATCAATATGTTGATGGAACGCAAAGGTCTGGCCAAAACTTCCGGTCGGCCTGGGAAAACGCAGCTCATCAACCATTTTAAAATCAACAACAATTGGTTTTTGGTGGATTTACCGGGGTACGGTTACGCACGGGTTTCCAAAAAGGACAAGAAGACTTTTCAGAAATATATCACTGAGTATTTCCAAAAACGGAAGCAGTTGGTCTGCGGTTTTGTTTTGGTGGATATACGCCACGACCCCCAACCTGTGGATTTGGAATTTATGGAATGGTTGGGTCTGAATCAGATTCCTTTTGCCATCGTCTTTACCAAAGCTGACAAATTAAAACCTGCTGTGATTGAAAAACAAGCAAATGCCTATCTGAAAAAATTAACGGACAGCGTTTGGGAGGAAGCTCCTCCACATTTTACCACCTCATCCTCCAATCGGATGGGTCGAGAAGAATTGTTGGACTATATTGATGCCATCAACCAAGATTTTTTTAAGAATCAGTAG
- a CDS encoding alpha/beta fold hydrolase, with protein sequence MEEHIIEEGKYRYIEMGEGTPMIILHGLMGGLSNFQGVSEYFPSKGYQVLIPELPIYDMPLLKTTVKNFAKFLEEFIEFKGLKDVILLGNSLGGHIGLLHTKMFPKMVKALVITGSSGLYESAMGDGYPKRGDYEFIKKKAQDVFYDPEVATKEIVDEVFATVNDRMKLVKTLAIAKSAIRHNMSKDLPHMKTPTCIIWGENDTVTPPNVAKEFHELLPDSDLFWIEKCGHAPMMEHPNDFNRILEAWLKKRNF encoded by the coding sequence ATGGAAGAGCATATCATTGAGGAAGGCAAATACCGATATATAGAAATGGGCGAGGGAACCCCCATGATTATCTTGCACGGTCTCATGGGTGGATTGAGCAACTTTCAAGGGGTTTCGGAATACTTTCCTTCCAAGGGATACCAGGTATTGATTCCTGAACTTCCCATTTATGATATGCCCCTGCTCAAGACCACGGTTAAGAACTTTGCCAAGTTTCTGGAAGAGTTTATTGAGTTCAAAGGACTGAAGGATGTTATCCTTTTGGGAAATTCACTCGGAGGGCACATTGGTCTGCTACATACCAAAATGTTCCCGAAAATGGTGAAGGCCCTGGTGATTACCGGGAGTTCAGGACTTTATGAAAGTGCCATGGGCGATGGTTATCCCAAACGTGGCGACTATGAGTTCATCAAAAAAAAGGCACAAGATGTTTTCTACGATCCCGAAGTGGCCACCAAGGAAATTGTGGACGAGGTGTTTGCCACTGTGAACGACCGCATGAAGTTGGTAAAGACACTTGCCATTGCCAAAAGTGCCATCCGTCACAATATGTCCAAAGATTTACCACATATGAAAACCCCAACTTGCATAATTTGGGGTGAAAATGATACGGTGACCCCACCAAACGTGGCGAAGGAATTCCATGAACTTTTACCGGATTCTGACTTATTTTGGATTGAAAAATGTGGTCATGCCCCCATGATGGAGCATCCCAATGATTTTAACCGCATTCTTGAAGCTTGGCTGAAAAAGCGTAACTTTTGA
- the mraZ gene encoding division/cell wall cluster transcriptional repressor MraZ yields MTHIIGQHDCKADSKGRVLLPISLKNQLLPVLKDGFVIKRSVFQQCLELYPKQQFDVLMQKVMKKSKINRKYDAFVRNFVAGMKEVTIDGDSGRLQIPKNLVDFAGIEKEVVLNAVFDKIEIWDKDKYEKVLAEGEKDYADLAEEIFDDDE; encoded by the coding sequence GTGACCCATATCATAGGACAACATGATTGCAAAGCAGATTCCAAGGGAAGGGTTTTATTGCCCATTTCCTTGAAGAATCAGTTATTGCCTGTTTTAAAGGATGGGTTCGTGATCAAGCGGTCTGTTTTTCAGCAGTGTTTGGAGCTCTACCCGAAGCAACAATTTGATGTTCTCATGCAGAAGGTGATGAAGAAGAGCAAAATCAACCGAAAGTACGATGCCTTTGTTCGAAACTTTGTGGCAGGGATGAAAGAAGTCACAATCGATGGCGATTCCGGAAGGTTGCAGATACCCAAAAACCTTGTGGATTTTGCCGGAATTGAAAAAGAAGTGGTGCTCAATGCTGTTTTTGACAAGATAGAGATTTGGGACAAGGACAAGTATGAGAAAGTCTTGGCTGAGGGTGAGAAGGATTATGCCGATCTAGCGGAAGAGATTTTTGACGACGATGAATAG
- the rsmH gene encoding 16S rRNA (cytosine(1402)-N(4))-methyltransferase RsmH — translation MNSSYHNPVLLQESVDGLNIKPNGVYVDATFGGGGHSTEILKRLGEEGKLFAFDQDEDALQNALDDERFQLINQNFRYLKQYLKFYGIRKVDGILADFGVSSHQFDEASRGFSTRFNADLDMRMNRNDELSAFEVVNSYSQEDLASVLFQYGELRNANAMAKVIVEARSQVTIKTTDQLKTVLARFLPKMKENKILAQIYQAIRIEVNQEIEVLKEFLLQVPEILEKGGRLSLISYHSLEDRLVKRFIRAGKFEGEPEKDFYGNINVPLKKVGGLIVPSAEEIARNNRARSAKLRIAEKI, via the coding sequence ATGAATAGTTCGTATCACAATCCGGTGCTGTTGCAAGAATCGGTGGACGGATTGAATATAAAACCTAATGGAGTGTATGTGGATGCCACCTTTGGTGGCGGAGGGCACTCCACTGAAATATTGAAACGATTGGGCGAGGAAGGAAAATTGTTCGCATTTGATCAAGACGAGGATGCATTGCAAAATGCCCTAGATGACGAGCGATTTCAATTGATTAACCAAAACTTTCGATATCTCAAACAGTATTTAAAGTTCTATGGCATTCGGAAAGTTGATGGAATCCTGGCAGATTTTGGGGTTTCTTCCCATCAGTTTGATGAGGCAAGCCGCGGTTTCTCCACTCGCTTCAATGCGGATTTGGACATGCGGATGAACAGAAACGATGAATTGTCAGCTTTTGAAGTGGTCAATTCATATTCCCAAGAAGATTTAGCGTCGGTCTTGTTCCAGTACGGCGAGTTGCGAAATGCGAACGCCATGGCCAAGGTCATTGTGGAAGCCAGGTCACAGGTAACAATCAAAACCACGGACCAGCTCAAAACGGTTTTAGCTCGATTTCTGCCCAAGATGAAAGAGAACAAAATTTTGGCGCAGATCTACCAAGCGATCCGTATAGAGGTCAACCAAGAAATTGAAGTGCTCAAGGAGTTTTTGCTCCAGGTACCTGAGATTTTGGAAAAAGGTGGTCGATTGAGTCTGATTAGCTACCACTCATTGGAAGATCGATTGGTGAAACGGTTTATACGGGCTGGAAAATTTGAAGGGGAACCAGAAAAGGATTTTTATGGGAACATCAATGTTCCTTTAAAGAAAGTGGGCGGATTGATAGTGCCATCAGCAGAAGAAATAGCAAGGAACAACCGAGCGAGAAGTGCAAAACTCCGCATAGCGGAAAAGATATAG
- a CDS encoding FtsL-like putative cell division protein: MRKGLLDILKGKFLVSGDAPKNWMFLLYASFLAALMISSSHRADKKVLEIAALNEEVRKLRSEFVEGRSRVQQLKLESTLRKEVAEQGLVPSENPPRKIKVKSAE, translated from the coding sequence ATGAGAAAGGGATTACTGGACATTTTAAAAGGAAAGTTTTTGGTGAGCGGGGATGCTCCCAAGAACTGGATGTTTTTGTTGTATGCCTCTTTCTTGGCCGCTTTGATGATCTCCAGCAGCCACCGTGCCGATAAAAAAGTATTGGAAATCGCTGCTTTGAACGAAGAAGTGCGAAAGTTGCGCAGTGAGTTTGTGGAAGGTCGTTCCCGAGTACAACAATTAAAATTGGAATCCACTTTGCGCAAAGAAGTAGCGGAGCAAGGTCTGGTTCCTTCCGAGAATCCTCCAAGAAAAATCAAAGTAAAATCAGCAGAGTAG
- a CDS encoding penicillin-binding protein has product MAISEKNIMNRLYLVAGGLLVLAIAVVVKLVDIQMVKGEEYKELALSKTEKMFTIEPNRGNLYSEDGSLLAASVPKYEIRFDAKTVTEENFQKYVGPLSDSLGQLFDKPSSHYRQLFRKARANGNRYKLVARNVDYLDYVKIKQFPLFNLGPYKGGFIETHRVVREYPLGKMAARSIGYERVDENGYYTRVGLDGAFGESYLRGHEGKRLKQRIAKGQWKPVGLDNIVEPQDGLDVVSTIDINIQDIAHHELLAQLEKYKADHGCVVVMETRTGEIKAISNLGRTSEGKYYEKLNYAVGESHEPGSTFKLMSLVAALEDKVVDTSTVIDTEKGRYRIYDGVVKDSKWGGYGKISVAKAFEVSSNTAFAKIINENYKEQPEKFVNRLMNMGLHKKLGLPIIGEGDPVIRYPGDKGWSGISLGWMSHGYEVSMTPLQTLAFYNAIANDGEYVKPRLIKEVREGNNVVKRFDRQVLNSSICSEETVKKVQQLMKDVVEKEHGTGHKLYSKNFSMAGKTGTAQKNYVEKDPDKLAYISTFAGYFPADNPKYSCIVIIHEPDKSVGYYGADVSGPVFKSMAQKIHAISPLVDEVEEKVYDKKTLEEDYQRYYAQVQKKYDTVPDVKGMTGMDAVSLLENLGLEVEVHGNGKVKKQSIDKGTDLKKVKKIVLELS; this is encoded by the coding sequence GTGGCGATATCTGAAAAAAATATCATGAACAGACTGTACCTCGTAGCCGGGGGACTACTTGTTTTGGCCATTGCCGTGGTGGTGAAATTGGTGGATATACAAATGGTGAAGGGGGAGGAGTACAAGGAACTTGCCTTGAGCAAAACAGAGAAAATGTTCACCATTGAGCCTAATCGAGGTAACCTATATTCTGAGGATGGAAGTTTGTTGGCAGCCTCCGTACCTAAATATGAAATTCGGTTTGACGCCAAGACTGTTACTGAGGAAAACTTTCAAAAATATGTGGGCCCACTTTCTGATTCGTTGGGTCAATTATTTGACAAACCCTCATCGCATTACCGTCAATTGTTTCGTAAAGCGAGGGCGAACGGCAATCGCTACAAGTTGGTGGCCCGAAATGTGGATTACTTGGATTATGTCAAGATAAAGCAATTTCCACTTTTCAACTTGGGACCTTACAAAGGTGGGTTTATTGAAACGCACCGTGTGGTTCGTGAATATCCCTTGGGAAAAATGGCGGCAAGAAGCATTGGCTATGAGCGTGTGGATGAAAATGGCTATTACACCCGAGTCGGTCTGGATGGTGCTTTTGGAGAATCCTATTTGCGTGGGCATGAAGGCAAACGTTTAAAACAACGCATCGCCAAAGGGCAGTGGAAGCCCGTTGGATTGGACAATATAGTTGAACCGCAAGATGGATTGGATGTGGTTTCCACCATCGATATCAACATTCAAGATATTGCCCACCATGAACTTTTGGCCCAGTTGGAAAAATACAAGGCTGACCATGGTTGTGTAGTGGTCATGGAGACTAGAACAGGCGAAATCAAGGCCATTTCCAATTTGGGACGCACTTCCGAAGGGAAATATTACGAAAAGTTGAACTATGCCGTAGGTGAATCCCATGAGCCCGGTTCCACCTTCAAGTTGATGTCTTTGGTAGCAGCGTTGGAAGACAAAGTGGTGGACACCAGCACTGTCATCGACACGGAAAAAGGAAGATATCGCATTTACGATGGGGTTGTGAAGGATTCCAAATGGGGTGGTTATGGAAAAATTTCCGTTGCAAAAGCATTTGAGGTATCCTCGAACACTGCCTTTGCCAAAATTATCAATGAGAACTATAAGGAACAACCCGAAAAGTTTGTCAACCGCTTGATGAACATGGGGCTGCATAAAAAATTGGGATTGCCCATTATCGGCGAAGGTGACCCAGTGATTCGGTATCCTGGCGACAAAGGGTGGTCTGGAATCTCATTGGGATGGATGTCACACGGGTACGAAGTATCAATGACACCTTTGCAAACTTTGGCCTTTTACAATGCCATTGCCAATGATGGCGAATATGTAAAACCAAGATTGATCAAAGAGGTTCGTGAAGGAAACAATGTGGTCAAAAGATTTGACAGGCAGGTGTTGAATTCTTCCATCTGTTCCGAAGAGACCGTAAAAAAGGTACAACAACTGATGAAGGATGTGGTGGAGAAGGAACATGGAACCGGACACAAGCTCTACTCCAAAAACTTTTCCATGGCGGGCAAAACAGGGACGGCCCAAAAAAACTATGTGGAAAAAGACCCGGATAAGTTGGCTTATATCTCCACATTTGCGGGATACTTTCCGGCCGACAACCCTAAATATTCCTGTATCGTCATCATCCACGAACCCGACAAAAGTGTGGGGTATTACGGTGCGGATGTTTCCGGCCCCGTGTTTAAATCCATGGCTCAGAAAATCCATGCCATTTCACCTTTGGTGGACGAAGTGGAAGAGAAGGTCTATGACAAAAAGACCTTGGAAGAAGACTATCAGAGATACTATGCGCAAGTGCAGAAAAAATACGATACCGTCCCCGATGTAAAAGGAATGACCGGCATGGATGCGGTTTCCTTGCTCGAGAATTTGGGGCTGGAAGTTGAAGTGCATGGAAATGGAAAAGTAAAGAAACAGTCCATCGACAAAGGAACCGATCTTAAAAAAGTAAAAAAAATAGTACTGGAGCTTTCATGA
- a CDS encoding UDP-N-acetylmuramoyl-L-alanyl-D-glutamate--2,6-diaminopimelate ligase, which yields MKLLKDILYGVSLSAVSGDTNVMVNLVHFDSRKISMDDVFVAVRGTITDGHKFIQKAVDAGARAIVCEELPDLMVDGVTYLKVPDCNSALAIIAANFYDNPSKNLKLVGITGTNGKTTVSTLLYNLFKKAGYKVGLLSTIKVMVDDKEYPASHTTPDVLTINDYLVKMNTAGVEFCFMEVSSHGIHQKRSEGLHFAGAIFTNLSHDHLDYHKTFAEYRDTKKKLFDSLPKTAFALVNIDDKNGLVMLQNTKAKKYTYALKSYADYRAQILERQFNGQLLKLDDNELWSRLIGDFNAYNLLAIYATADILGLEKIEILRLMSELETVDGRFQYYISKKKITAIVDYAHTPDALKNVLITINALRTGNENVITVVGCGGDRDKSKRPVMGHIASEMSNQAIFTSDNPRTESPSAIIEEMEAGVEAQNVKKVLSIENRRQAIKTACKLAVANDIILVAGKGHETYQETNGVRVDFDDLKEVKEALNSLNK from the coding sequence ATGAAGTTATTGAAGGACATATTATATGGTGTAAGCCTTTCCGCGGTGAGCGGGGACACCAACGTTATGGTGAACCTTGTCCATTTCGATTCGCGAAAAATATCGATGGATGACGTTTTCGTTGCGGTCCGTGGCACCATTACCGATGGACATAAGTTCATTCAAAAAGCAGTGGATGCTGGTGCACGGGCTATCGTCTGTGAGGAATTGCCAGACTTAATGGTAGATGGGGTCACCTACCTCAAAGTACCCGATTGCAACAGTGCTTTAGCTATTATTGCTGCCAATTTCTATGATAATCCCTCCAAAAACCTAAAGTTGGTCGGGATTACGGGTACCAACGGGAAGACCACCGTAAGTACGCTTCTTTACAATCTATTTAAGAAAGCGGGTTATAAGGTTGGATTGCTTTCTACCATCAAAGTAATGGTGGATGATAAGGAATATCCCGCCAGCCATACCACGCCAGATGTTTTGACCATCAATGATTATTTGGTAAAAATGAATACTGCGGGTGTGGAGTTTTGCTTCATGGAGGTGAGTTCGCATGGCATCCATCAGAAAAGGTCCGAAGGATTGCATTTTGCTGGGGCCATCTTCACCAATTTGAGCCATGACCATTTAGATTATCACAAAACCTTTGCAGAATATCGGGATACCAAGAAAAAACTGTTCGACAGCCTTCCAAAGACGGCCTTCGCTTTGGTGAACATCGACGATAAAAATGGCTTGGTGATGTTGCAGAACACCAAGGCCAAAAAATATACGTATGCCCTAAAATCGTATGCAGATTACAGGGCCCAGATTTTGGAACGACAATTTAACGGTCAATTGTTGAAGTTGGATGATAACGAATTGTGGTCCAGATTAATTGGAGACTTCAATGCCTATAACCTGTTGGCCATCTATGCCACGGCGGATATCTTGGGATTGGAGAAGATTGAAATCTTACGGTTAATGAGTGAATTGGAGACCGTTGATGGACGGTTTCAATATTACATATCGAAAAAGAAAATAACGGCTATTGTTGATTATGCCCATACGCCGGATGCACTAAAAAATGTATTGATTACCATCAATGCATTGAGGACTGGAAATGAAAACGTCATCACCGTAGTGGGGTGTGGTGGTGACCGTGATAAGTCTAAGCGTCCGGTTATGGGTCATATCGCTTCCGAAATGAGCAACCAAGCCATTTTTACCTCAGACAACCCACGGACCGAATCACCTTCGGCCATTATCGAGGAAATGGAAGCTGGAGTGGAAGCCCAGAATGTCAAAAAAGTATTGTCCATAGAAAACCGAAGGCAAGCCATTAAAACGGCGTGCAAGTTGGCTGTTGCCAATGATATCATTTTGGTTGCGGGAAAAGGACATGAAACCTATCAGGAAACCAATGGGGTCCGGGTAGATTTTGACGATTTAAAAGAAGTAAAAGAGGCCTTGAACAGCCTAAATAAATAA
- the mraY gene encoding phospho-N-acetylmuramoyl-pentapeptide-transferase — MLYYLFEYLEKQYQLPGAGLFQFLTFRAAMSVLLSLMIAMVYGKRIILFLQKKQIGETVRDLGLEGQKQKAGTPTMGGLIIIWSTLIPVLLFADVENIYVILLVITTVWMGIIGFIDDYIKIFKKDKKGLKGRFKVAGQVVLGLIVGATLYFHPEVTVKEKDSTRITQNFEVERVFGEETKTVRTNVPFFKNNQLDYADFISWMGDGMVEYAWLIFIPVVILIVTAVSNGANLTDGIDGLAAGSSAIIVLTLGIFAWVSGNIQFSGYLDIFYLPRVEELVVFIAAFAGALVGFLWYNAYPAQVFMGDTGSLAIGGVIAVIAIIVRKELLIPILCGIFFAESLSVMVQVGYFKHTKKKYGEGKRIFLMAPLHHHYQKKSYHESKIVTRFWIIGILLAIISIVTLKIR, encoded by the coding sequence ATGCTTTACTACTTGTTCGAATATTTGGAGAAACAATATCAACTGCCTGGAGCAGGACTTTTTCAGTTCCTAACCTTTAGGGCGGCCATGTCGGTATTGTTATCCCTGATGATAGCCATGGTCTACGGTAAACGAATCATTCTTTTTCTTCAGAAAAAACAAATTGGAGAGACCGTTCGCGATTTAGGACTGGAAGGGCAAAAACAAAAAGCAGGAACCCCTACCATGGGAGGTCTGATTATTATTTGGTCCACCTTGATTCCCGTTTTGCTGTTTGCAGATGTAGAGAACATTTATGTGATTCTTTTGGTCATCACCACCGTTTGGATGGGCATCATTGGATTCATCGATGATTATATTAAGATTTTCAAAAAAGATAAAAAGGGGCTGAAAGGTAGGTTCAAAGTGGCAGGTCAAGTGGTTTTAGGGCTGATAGTAGGGGCGACGCTCTATTTTCATCCAGAAGTGACCGTGAAAGAGAAGGACAGCACCCGAATAACCCAAAATTTTGAGGTGGAACGTGTATTTGGTGAAGAAACCAAGACCGTTCGTACCAACGTGCCCTTTTTTAAGAACAACCAATTGGACTACGCCGATTTTATTTCTTGGATGGGAGATGGTATGGTGGAGTATGCGTGGTTGATTTTTATTCCAGTGGTGATATTGATCGTGACCGCCGTCTCCAACGGGGCCAATTTAACTGATGGTATTGATGGCTTGGCGGCCGGTTCCTCGGCCATCATTGTGCTTACGCTGGGAATTTTTGCATGGGTTTCCGGTAACATTCAGTTTTCAGGTTACCTGGACATTTTCTATTTGCCCCGCGTGGAAGAGTTGGTGGTATTTATAGCAGCTTTTGCGGGTGCCTTGGTCGGGTTTTTATGGTACAATGCCTACCCAGCCCAAGTCTTTATGGGTGATACCGGTAGTTTAGCAATCGGTGGGGTTATTGCTGTGATTGCCATTATTGTCCGAAAGGAATTATTGATTCCCATTTTGTGTGGAATCTTCTTTGCCGAATCATTATCGGTAATGGTACAGGTGGGATATTTCAAGCATACCAAAAAGAAATACGGAGAGGGAAAACGCATATTCCTGATGGCGCCTTTGCACCATCATTATCAGAAAAAATCATATCACGAGAGCAAAATAGTGACCCGTTTTTGGATTATTGGAATTTTATTGGCAATCATCAGTATTGTCACCCTTAAAATCCGATAG